One part of the Lapillicoccus jejuensis genome encodes these proteins:
- a CDS encoding PQQ-binding-like beta-propeller repeat protein — protein MKTQRHLRKAGRAGVAVTAVLAAAVALALGPGPASASPAGAPPPAPDVVTGAGDWLTARGSDLRLGQARGAGALTRATVASLRTVWTAPVVTPPFSEVVVQGGAVYTNTLEGTLVRLRTSDGSVVWRQDAGTIGVTPALDHGVVYTSGSTVRAFRASDGTLLWSVKPPTTMNGGGGIGVRGDTLAVGRGGLLVLLDKADGATQRVTNVLGDDPDSYGYGTPAIDPRGVAWYAYKWLGSLPVPPTVERPFRAPRHSGNGSTTPMVLGDRVLVAATSVGLTSYDLATGTKTVLDPTADGRHRDLATDGTLVFDVTSSRADGQALTARRATDGSVVWRRPGAVTSPLVLGDLVVVGEDRAGIAMYDTATGALVHRIPGTARGAYPVVANGRLYLGYASGTVPTDTVPPVTAFALPG, from the coding sequence GTGAAGACCCAGAGGCATCTCAGGAAGGCCGGCCGCGCCGGCGTCGCCGTGACCGCGGTCCTGGCCGCCGCCGTCGCCCTCGCGCTCGGGCCGGGCCCGGCCAGCGCGAGCCCGGCGGGGGCGCCGCCGCCAGCCCCCGACGTGGTGACCGGCGCGGGGGACTGGCTGACGGCCCGCGGCAGCGACCTGCGCCTCGGCCAGGCCCGGGGTGCCGGCGCGCTCACCCGCGCGACCGTCGCGTCGCTGCGCACCGTCTGGACCGCGCCGGTCGTCACGCCGCCCTTCAGCGAGGTGGTCGTCCAGGGCGGCGCCGTCTACACCAACACCCTCGAGGGCACGCTCGTGCGGCTGCGCACCTCGGACGGCAGCGTCGTGTGGCGGCAGGACGCCGGGACCATCGGCGTCACGCCGGCGCTCGACCACGGCGTGGTCTACACGTCGGGCAGCACGGTGCGGGCCTTCCGGGCGAGCGACGGGACGCTGCTGTGGTCGGTGAAGCCGCCGACGACGATGAACGGCGGTGGCGGCATCGGCGTGCGCGGCGACACCCTCGCGGTCGGCCGCGGAGGCCTGCTCGTCCTCCTCGACAAGGCCGACGGGGCCACGCAGCGGGTCACCAACGTCCTCGGCGACGACCCCGACTCCTACGGCTACGGCACGCCGGCCATCGACCCGCGTGGGGTGGCCTGGTACGCCTACAAGTGGCTCGGCTCGCTCCCGGTGCCGCCGACGGTGGAGCGACCGTTCAGGGCGCCCCGGCACAGCGGCAACGGCAGCACGACGCCGATGGTCCTCGGCGACCGCGTCCTCGTCGCCGCGACGTCGGTCGGGCTGACGTCGTACGACCTGGCGACCGGCACCAAGACCGTGCTCGACCCCACCGCCGACGGCCGGCACCGCGACCTGGCCACCGACGGCACGCTGGTCTTCGACGTCACCAGCTCGCGCGCGGACGGCCAGGCGCTGACGGCCCGCCGCGCCACCGACGGGTCGGTGGTGTGGCGCCGGCCCGGGGCGGTCACCTCCCCGCTGGTCCTCGGCGACCTCGTCGTCGTCGGCGAGGACCGCGCCGGGATCGCGATGTACGACACCGCGACCGGCGCGCTCGTGCACCGGATCCCGGGCACCGCCCGCGGCGCCTACCCGGTCGTCGCGAACGGGCGGCTCTACCTCGGGTACGCCAGCGGGACGGTGCCGACCGACACCGTCCCGCCTGTGACCGCGTTCGCGCTGCCGGGCTGA
- a CDS encoding glycosyltransferase has product MSALPVVPSPPARDGLADVRVVHVITSLTTGGAERQLELLVGRSSATSLTVALYEGGPVADSMVAAGHRVRVLGMDGWRKLVAPLRLALLLRRLRPDVVHVHLLSAQLWGIPAARLARVPVVVSSEHSLMDDTIEGRPHTWWLRRLYRLLERATTTTVAVSATTADRLRRWGVPAERIVVSDNGIDFDALAFDDVARHRVRAELGLGRTDRVIAVVGRLDPVKRVDVVLRALAPMLRDGLVLVVAGTGSRAAELRRLADDLGIDRHVRWLGARGDMAAVLSAADVLVSTSADETFGMAVVEAVGNGLPVAYVEAPALDELTDLPDSVEHLPAPQGARADEESVRDAVRRLLTRPRRPGAPAALVERYGADGAAQRLDDLYATLLRRRG; this is encoded by the coding sequence GTGAGCGCCCTGCCCGTCGTCCCGTCGCCGCCGGCCCGGGACGGGCTGGCGGACGTCCGGGTCGTGCACGTCATCACCTCGCTGACGACCGGCGGCGCCGAGCGCCAGCTCGAGCTCCTCGTCGGCCGCTCGAGCGCCACGTCGCTGACCGTCGCGCTCTACGAGGGCGGCCCGGTCGCCGACAGCATGGTCGCGGCCGGTCACCGGGTCCGCGTGCTGGGGATGGACGGCTGGCGCAAGCTCGTCGCGCCGCTGCGGCTCGCGCTGCTGCTGCGCCGGCTGCGCCCGGACGTCGTCCACGTGCACCTGCTCTCGGCCCAGCTGTGGGGGATCCCTGCCGCCCGGCTCGCCCGCGTGCCCGTCGTCGTCTCCAGCGAGCACTCCCTCATGGACGACACCATCGAGGGCCGCCCGCACACGTGGTGGCTGCGTAGGCTCTACCGCCTGCTCGAGCGGGCGACGACGACGACCGTCGCCGTGTCGGCCACGACCGCCGACCGGCTGCGGCGCTGGGGTGTCCCGGCGGAGCGGATCGTCGTGTCCGACAACGGGATCGACTTCGACGCGCTCGCGTTCGACGACGTCGCCCGGCACCGGGTCCGTGCCGAGCTCGGCCTCGGACGCACCGACCGGGTCATCGCGGTCGTGGGCCGGCTCGACCCGGTCAAGCGGGTGGACGTCGTCCTGCGCGCCCTCGCGCCGATGCTGCGCGACGGCCTCGTCCTCGTCGTCGCCGGCACCGGCTCGCGCGCCGCCGAGCTGCGCCGGCTGGCCGACGACCTCGGCATCGACCGGCACGTGCGCTGGCTCGGGGCCCGCGGCGACATGGCGGCGGTGCTCAGCGCCGCCGACGTGCTCGTCAGCACCTCGGCCGACGAGACCTTCGGCATGGCCGTCGTCGAGGCGGTCGGCAACGGCCTGCCGGTGGCCTACGTCGAGGCCCCCGCCCTCGACGAGCTCACCGACCTGCCCGACTCGGTCGAGCACCTGCCCGCTCCGCAGGGGGCGCGCGCCGACGAGGAGTCCGTGCGGGACGCCGTACGGCGGCTGCTGACCCGGCCCCGTCGCCCCGGTGCCCCGGCGGCGCTCGTGGAGCGGTACGGCGCCGACGGCGCGGCGCAGCGGCTCGACGACCTGTACGCGACCCTGCTGCGACGACGTGGGTGA
- a CDS encoding MarR family winged helix-turn-helix transcriptional regulator, whose translation MSVTPDTAGDLLAGVSRLVRTARSYAHLREQQLGRAGLTHGVLLKLAHGPLRPGDLATLLHVSPSAVSRTAAALVEEGWVRRTSDPADGRACSLALTEAGTGRLEAMRAQQAEVLTSMLHDWDEDTVATLATLLGQLSEALEQAVDTSRHPGTPSAAALAAPSTTRPQEALV comes from the coding sequence GTGAGCGTCACCCCGGACACCGCCGGCGACCTGCTCGCGGGGGTGAGCCGTCTGGTCCGCACCGCGAGGAGCTACGCCCACCTGCGTGAGCAGCAGCTCGGCCGCGCGGGCCTGACCCACGGCGTGCTGCTCAAGCTCGCGCACGGGCCGCTGCGTCCCGGCGACCTGGCGACCCTGCTGCACGTCTCGCCGTCGGCGGTGTCGCGCACCGCCGCCGCCCTCGTCGAGGAGGGCTGGGTCCGCCGCACCAGCGACCCGGCCGACGGCCGGGCCTGCTCGCTCGCCCTCACCGAGGCCGGCACCGGCCGGCTCGAGGCCATGCGGGCCCAGCAGGCCGAGGTCCTCACGAGCATGCTCCACGACTGGGACGAGGACACGGTCGCGACCCTCGCGACCCTCCTCGGCCAGCTGAGCGAGGCCCTCGAGCAGGCCGTCGACACCAGCCGCCACCCCGGCACCCCGAGCGCCGCCGCGCTCGCCGCCCCCTCCACCACCCGTCCCCAGGAAGCCCTCGTATGA
- a CDS encoding glycosyltransferase family 4 protein: MTTSTPLHATTDTSSGRRPRVLHVVQRFFPEMGGTETHVAEVASRLTAAGEFDVTVLATDRSGRLAPREHVPGGYDVLRRRSWPRERDYYLSPGVADVVARGGWDLVHVQGVHTFVPPVAMAAARASRTPYVLTFHSGGHSSPSRTGIRGLQWKALGPLLRSADHLIAVSRFERRHFAEALGISQDRFTVVGNGGALPPPETDVLPMPGRIVSSGRLELYKGHHRAISALPLVQQQVPGATLTILGSGDYEPTLRALARDLGVQDAVEITSLPPADREGMARRLGEASVMAALSTYEAHPVAIMEAVTLGLPVVGLDVAGTGDLVEDGLVRGLPVDAGDEVVADALVRALRDTAAHGGPHRRVEVELPTWETTAAGVTEVYRRVLSRRGVTVPPAAR; encoded by the coding sequence ATGACGACCTCCACGCCCCTGCACGCCACCACCGACACCTCCTCGGGCCGCCGCCCGCGCGTCCTGCACGTCGTCCAGCGGTTCTTCCCCGAGATGGGCGGCACCGAGACGCACGTCGCCGAGGTCGCCTCGCGGCTGACCGCCGCCGGCGAGTTCGACGTCACCGTCCTCGCGACCGACCGCTCCGGCCGGCTCGCCCCGCGCGAGCACGTCCCCGGGGGGTACGACGTCCTGCGCCGCCGGTCGTGGCCGCGCGAGCGCGACTACTACCTCTCACCCGGCGTCGCCGACGTCGTCGCCCGCGGCGGCTGGGACCTCGTCCACGTCCAGGGCGTGCACACCTTCGTGCCGCCGGTGGCGATGGCCGCGGCCCGCGCGTCCAGGACGCCGTACGTCCTCACGTTCCACAGCGGTGGGCACTCCTCGCCCTCGCGGACCGGCATCCGCGGGCTGCAGTGGAAGGCCCTCGGCCCGCTGCTGCGCTCCGCCGACCACCTCATCGCCGTCTCCCGCTTCGAGCGCCGCCACTTCGCCGAGGCGCTCGGCATCTCCCAGGACCGCTTCACCGTCGTGGGCAACGGCGGGGCGCTGCCGCCGCCGGAGACCGACGTGCTGCCGATGCCCGGGCGCATCGTCTCCAGCGGCCGGCTCGAGCTCTACAAGGGCCACCACCGCGCCATCTCGGCCCTGCCGCTGGTGCAGCAGCAGGTCCCGGGCGCGACGCTGACCATCCTCGGCAGCGGCGACTACGAGCCGACCCTGCGGGCCCTCGCCCGCGACCTCGGGGTGCAGGACGCCGTCGAGATCACCAGCCTGCCGCCGGCCGACCGCGAGGGCATGGCCCGCCGCCTCGGCGAGGCGTCGGTGATGGCCGCGCTGTCGACGTACGAGGCCCACCCCGTCGCCATCATGGAGGCCGTCACGCTCGGCCTGCCCGTCGTCGGTCTCGACGTCGCCGGCACGGGCGACCTCGTCGAGGACGGCCTCGTGCGCGGTCTGCCGGTCGACGCGGGCGACGAGGTCGTCGCCGACGCGCTCGTGCGGGCGCTGCGCGACACCGCCGCCCACGGCGGCCCGCACCGCCGGGTCGAGGTCGAGCTGCCGACGTGGGAGACCACGGCGGCCGGCGTCACCGAGGTCTACCGGCGCGTCCTGTCCCGCCGCGGCGTCACCGTGCCGCCGGCGGCACGGTGA
- a CDS encoding DUF4397 domain-containing protein — translation MTRTTTSTRHAARGARRAGLLGALLTAVAVLVATLGLATAGSAAADDTAGATPPGAAWIRAGHFVPGFGAARVDLLPEGSSAGAPSSVVMSPGATYGDMTSYQKIAPGSYTVQIRSSGAQPSTAPLLTRSFSVTAGSAHTVAVVGNASAPRLVVLGDDLTPPAAGSARVRLLDASASATSLDVAAQNGPTLASGAVLGQVTPYATVPKGPWTLTLGGSGATPATQRISLESGNVYTAIALDSDGGLRVQLVTDAAGSAALPAGGAATGLGGLAAGAGTTAPSPLVAPAAVAALAVLAAFGAVVARRRPGRVR, via the coding sequence ATGACCCGCACCACCACCTCGACCCGCCACGCCGCGCGCGGCGCGCGTCGCGCCGGCCTGCTCGGCGCCCTCCTGACCGCCGTCGCCGTCCTCGTCGCCACCCTCGGGCTCGCGACCGCCGGGTCCGCGGCGGCCGACGACACCGCCGGCGCGACCCCGCCCGGTGCCGCCTGGATCCGCGCCGGCCACTTCGTGCCCGGCTTCGGGGCCGCCCGCGTCGACCTGCTCCCGGAGGGCTCGTCCGCCGGTGCGCCCTCGTCGGTCGTCATGTCCCCCGGGGCGACGTACGGCGACATGACGTCGTACCAGAAGATCGCGCCGGGCTCCTACACCGTGCAGATCCGCTCCTCCGGGGCGCAGCCGTCGACCGCGCCGCTGCTCACCCGCTCGTTCAGCGTCACCGCGGGCTCGGCCCACACGGTCGCCGTCGTCGGCAACGCGTCCGCTCCGCGGCTCGTCGTGCTCGGCGACGACCTCACGCCGCCCGCCGCCGGCTCGGCCCGGGTCCGCCTGCTCGACGCCTCGGCGTCGGCCACCAGTCTCGACGTCGCCGCCCAGAACGGCCCGACGCTCGCCTCGGGCGCGGTGCTCGGCCAGGTGACGCCGTACGCCACCGTCCCGAAGGGCCCGTGGACCCTCACCCTCGGCGGCTCCGGTGCCACGCCGGCCACCCAGCGGATCAGCCTCGAGAGCGGAAACGTCTACACGGCGATCGCGCTCGACAGCGACGGTGGGCTGCGCGTGCAGCTCGTCACCGACGCCGCCGGGTCCGCGGCCCTGCCCGCCGGCGGCGCCGCCACCGGTCTCGGCGGCCTCGCCGCGGGCGCCGGCACCACCGCGCCGTCGCCGCTCGTCGCCCCGGCGGCCGTCGCCGCCCTCGCAGTCCTCGCCGCGTTCGGCGCGGTCGTCGCCCGCCGCCGTCCCGGACGGGTCCGGTGA
- a CDS encoding phosphomannose isomerase type II C-terminal cupin domain, with the protein MTLTTQPTLSSPVPADLPDTGLVHRPWGRFEQLTHNETTTVKIITVEPAARLSLQRHEHRAERWQVLAGPLAVEVDGRAWEAQVGEVVWVPCGATHRMGNTGVEPAQVLEIGYGHFDEDDIERLQDDYARS; encoded by the coding sequence ATGACCCTGACCACCCAGCCCACCCTGTCCTCGCCCGTCCCGGCCGACCTGCCGGACACCGGGCTCGTGCACCGGCCCTGGGGCCGGTTCGAGCAGCTGACCCACAACGAGACGACGACCGTCAAGATCATCACCGTCGAGCCCGCGGCCCGGCTCAGCCTGCAGCGCCACGAGCACCGCGCGGAGCGCTGGCAGGTCCTGGCCGGCCCGCTGGCCGTCGAGGTCGACGGCCGCGCCTGGGAGGCTCAGGTCGGCGAGGTCGTCTGGGTGCCGTGCGGGGCCACGCACCGGATGGGCAACACGGGCGTCGAGCCCGCGCAGGTCCTCGAGATCGGCTACGGCCACTTCGACGAGGACGACATCGAGCGGCTCCAGGACGACTACGCCCGCTCCTGA
- a CDS encoding class F sortase gives MTVPSAVAALGGAVLLAGCGAAGGASTLTPSTAATTTSAPPSTSPDGSPTGTTPTGTTGATAAAQAGEVKVPAGGSSGPAVPAGLRPVRIQAPSIGLDAVVGELGLAADGSVQVPSDPDATGWFDQGPAPGQRGPAVVLGHVDSRTGPAVFARLRDLKVGDPVVVTLRDGAQARFTVDGTLTFAKSDFPTAATYGPVPGPALRLITCGGAYVRDRGGYQSNVVVFAS, from the coding sequence GTGACGGTCCCCTCGGCCGTCGCGGCGCTCGGGGGCGCCGTCCTGCTCGCGGGCTGCGGCGCGGCGGGAGGGGCGTCCACGCTCACCCCGTCCACCGCGGCGACCACCACCTCCGCCCCGCCGTCGACCTCACCCGACGGCTCGCCCACCGGGACCACCCCCACCGGCACGACCGGGGCGACCGCCGCCGCCCAGGCCGGCGAGGTCAAGGTCCCGGCCGGCGGCTCCAGCGGCCCGGCCGTCCCCGCCGGGCTGCGGCCCGTGCGGATCCAGGCCCCGTCCATCGGCCTCGACGCCGTCGTCGGCGAGCTCGGTCTCGCGGCCGACGGCTCCGTCCAGGTGCCGTCCGACCCGGACGCCACGGGCTGGTTCGACCAGGGCCCGGCCCCGGGCCAGCGCGGCCCGGCCGTCGTCCTCGGCCACGTCGACTCGCGCACCGGCCCGGCCGTCTTCGCCAGGCTGCGCGACCTGAAGGTCGGCGACCCGGTCGTCGTCACCCTCCGCGACGGCGCCCAGGCGCGCTTCACCGTCGACGGCACCCTCACCTTCGCCAAGTCCGACTTCCCGACCGCGGCCACCTACGGCCCCGTGCCCGGGCCGGCGCTGCGCCTCATCACCTGCGGCGGCGCCTACGTCCGCGACCGCGGCGGCTACCAGTCCAACGTCGTGGTGTTCGCCTCATGA
- a CDS encoding glycosyltransferase — protein MEVVNRYVTDEEARAHFAAAHAVVLPYHRSSSSGPLHMAMSAGLPVAVTAVGGLVDAAGDYAGALLVPARDPQALAEALVELADRRGQRYDDPHSWDRTTDAYLDLVATLTGTPSPSTAPSENTAVPVRSAS, from the coding sequence ATCGAGGTCGTCAACCGCTACGTCACCGACGAGGAGGCCCGGGCGCACTTCGCCGCGGCCCACGCCGTCGTCCTGCCCTACCACCGCTCGTCCTCGTCCGGTCCGCTGCACATGGCGATGAGCGCCGGGCTCCCCGTCGCCGTCACCGCCGTCGGCGGCCTGGTCGACGCCGCCGGCGACTACGCGGGCGCCCTCCTCGTCCCCGCCCGCGACCCGCAGGCGCTGGCCGAGGCGCTCGTCGAGCTCGCCGACCGCCGCGGGCAGCGGTACGACGACCCGCACAGCTGGGACCGCACGACCGACGCCTACCTCGACCTCGTGGCGACCCTCACGGGCACCCCGTCCCCGTCCACCGCCCCCTCCGAGAACACCGCCGTCCCCGTCAGGAGCGCCTCATGA
- a CDS encoding MarR family winged helix-turn-helix transcriptional regulator, whose product MPNRPGLTGVERELTRLLRRARATSGAIAAEVHPDLDPSSYAVLVTVLELSETLTEGVRAADVAERLGLHKSTMSRNITLLEKLGLLERVTSPTDARARLLHLTESGSEALGTALAARRVRIAEALDAWTPDELGDLSRLLGRLNDDLE is encoded by the coding sequence ATGCCGAACCGTCCCGGCCTGACCGGCGTCGAACGAGAACTCACCCGACTGCTCCGGCGGGCCCGGGCCACGTCCGGGGCGATCGCGGCGGAGGTGCACCCCGACCTCGACCCGTCGTCGTACGCCGTCCTCGTCACGGTGCTCGAGCTGTCCGAGACCCTCACCGAGGGGGTCCGGGCGGCCGACGTCGCCGAACGGCTCGGGCTGCACAAGTCGACGATGAGCCGCAACATCACGCTGCTCGAGAAGCTCGGCCTGCTGGAGCGCGTCACCTCCCCCACCGACGCGCGGGCCCGGCTGCTGCACCTCACCGAGAGCGGCAGCGAGGCGCTCGGCACCGCGCTGGCGGCGCGGCGGGTCCGGATCGCCGAGGCGCTCGACGCGTGGACCCCCGACGAGCTCGGCGACCTCTCGCGGCTGCTCGGCCGGCTCAACGACGACCTGGAGTAG
- a CDS encoding glycosyltransferase family 4 protein — translation MSRHPGSTGRTGPLRVVLADRGDALTGYLSAALAEQTQVVGRIDAELSRAERLLVAAATFRPDRRAWAERFFKSDLAVRLRSRRAERALRALAADGTSYDVVVQTHALFVLDDPRTVLYVDCTHRQSMEHWPDWNPLTGRALQRWLDRERAQYHRAAHVLAFSEATRRSLVEEYDVPAERVAVVGAGANVAELPTASPYPAEPAILFVGNDFVRKGGEALLQAFALVRAQVPAATLTLVGTSYAVPSEGLPDGVEVVGRVHDRAEMDRLYERSAVLALPSTFDPFPLVVLEAMAHARPVVATRQCGVPEMVLDGVTGTLVEPGADLVPRLAAQLVDLLRRPEHAAALGRAGRAAVEREHRWSHVVTRIRHAVGDLAAAPDRFGVVAAVHPLTSAQPARSLGGES, via the coding sequence ATGAGCCGCCACCCCGGGAGCACCGGCCGCACCGGTCCGCTGCGCGTCGTCCTCGCCGACCGCGGCGACGCCCTCACCGGCTACCTCTCCGCCGCCCTCGCCGAGCAGACGCAGGTCGTCGGACGCATCGACGCCGAGCTGTCGCGGGCCGAGCGCCTGCTCGTCGCCGCCGCGACGTTCCGGCCCGACCGCCGCGCCTGGGCCGAGCGCTTCTTCAAGAGCGACCTCGCCGTGCGGCTGCGCTCGCGCCGCGCCGAGCGCGCGCTGCGCGCCCTCGCCGCCGACGGGACGTCGTACGACGTCGTCGTGCAGACCCACGCCCTCTTCGTCCTCGACGACCCGCGCACCGTCCTCTACGTCGACTGCACCCACCGGCAGTCGATGGAGCACTGGCCCGACTGGAACCCGCTGACCGGCCGCGCCCTGCAGCGCTGGCTGGACCGCGAGCGCGCGCAGTACCACCGCGCCGCGCACGTCCTCGCCTTCAGCGAGGCCACCCGGCGCTCCCTCGTCGAGGAGTACGACGTGCCCGCCGAGCGGGTGGCCGTCGTCGGCGCCGGCGCCAACGTCGCCGAGCTGCCCACTGCGTCGCCGTACCCGGCCGAGCCCGCGATCCTCTTCGTCGGCAACGATTTCGTCCGCAAGGGCGGCGAGGCGCTCCTGCAGGCCTTCGCCCTCGTCCGCGCGCAGGTGCCCGCCGCGACCCTCACCCTCGTCGGGACGTCGTACGCCGTCCCGTCCGAGGGGCTGCCCGACGGCGTCGAGGTGGTCGGTCGCGTGCACGACCGCGCCGAGATGGACCGGCTCTACGAGCGGTCCGCGGTGCTGGCCCTGCCCTCGACGTTCGACCCCTTCCCGCTCGTCGTCCTCGAGGCGATGGCGCACGCCCGCCCGGTCGTCGCGACCCGGCAGTGCGGGGTGCCCGAGATGGTCCTCGACGGTGTCACCGGCACGCTCGTCGAGCCCGGCGCCGACCTCGTCCCGCGCCTCGCCGCCCAGCTCGTCGACCTGCTGCGCCGGCCCGAGCACGCGGCCGCCCTCGGCCGGGCCGGCCGCGCCGCCGTGGAGCGCGAGCACCGGTGGTCGCACGTCGTCACCCGGATCCGCCACGCCGTCGGCGACCTCGCCGCCGCCCCGGACCGGTTCGGCGTCGTCGCCGCGGTCCACCCCCTGACGTCCGCACAGCCCGCACGGTCCCTCGGAGGAGAGTCATGA
- a CDS encoding MDR family MFS transporter produces the protein MTATVTRPTGTATDVAAPHEPAPAPHDPHPSHHDEMTHAEILRAMTGLMAALFTALISSTIVSTALPTIIGALHGTQRQYTWVITASLLATTVTTPIWGKLADLFSKKVLVQASIVVFVVGSIAAGLSESVPFLIACRVVQGIGMGGLTALAQAIMGAIVAPRQRGRYSGYLGAVMAVSTVSGPLLGGVIVDHLGWRWTFYVCVPLAVIALFVLQAQLHLPTVKRAVSIDYWGAVLITVTASLPLLWVTFAGTDFDWVSGQSALYLGATLLGAVLFVLVENRAAEPLVPLHVLRNRTAALVILASVAVGISLFGAATFLGQYFQLALGKTPTTAGLLTIPLMAGSMISSIGAGQIITRTGRWKIFLVLGGLLMAGGLFALGTVDHATPVWHTQVYMGLMGLGMGALTQNLVLAVQNTVDVRDIGASSASVAFFRSLGGAIGVSALGAVLATRVQDNVVTGLSALGPQAAAAAQQGGGTGTLDLADMPAPVRAIVRAAYGDATGRIFLIAAIVAVVAFVAVLFIKEVPLRTTVSQEASSPAAVEQAVAGAAGGTAPAVAQAAIPPEAPEVDEPALSPREAEALAVSEERRTGRPSARRDTPVVIEYDARTAGSSPARRDAVAAGRHRYPRRRD, from the coding sequence ATGACCGCCACCGTCACCCGCCCGACCGGGACGGCGACCGACGTCGCCGCCCCCCACGAACCGGCGCCCGCGCCCCACGACCCGCACCCCTCGCACCACGACGAGATGACGCACGCGGAGATCCTGCGCGCGATGACCGGCCTCATGGCCGCGCTCTTCACCGCGCTCATCTCCTCGACCATCGTCTCGACCGCGCTGCCGACGATCATCGGCGCGCTGCACGGCACCCAGCGCCAGTACACCTGGGTCATCACCGCCTCGCTGCTCGCGACGACGGTGACCACCCCGATCTGGGGCAAGCTCGCCGACCTGTTCAGCAAGAAGGTCCTCGTCCAGGCCTCGATCGTCGTCTTCGTCGTCGGCTCGATCGCCGCCGGCCTGTCCGAGTCGGTGCCCTTCCTCATCGCCTGCCGCGTCGTGCAGGGCATCGGCATGGGCGGCCTGACCGCGCTCGCCCAGGCGATCATGGGCGCGATCGTCGCCCCCCGCCAGCGCGGCCGCTACTCCGGCTACCTCGGCGCGGTGATGGCCGTCTCCACCGTCAGCGGCCCGCTGCTCGGCGGTGTCATCGTCGACCACCTCGGCTGGCGCTGGACCTTCTACGTCTGCGTCCCGCTCGCCGTCATCGCGCTCTTCGTCCTCCAGGCGCAGCTGCACCTGCCGACGGTCAAGCGCGCCGTCTCGATCGACTACTGGGGCGCCGTGCTCATCACCGTCACCGCGTCGCTGCCCCTGCTGTGGGTCACCTTCGCCGGCACGGACTTCGACTGGGTGTCCGGCCAGAGCGCGCTCTACCTCGGTGCGACCCTGCTCGGCGCGGTCCTCTTCGTCCTCGTCGAGAACCGCGCGGCCGAGCCGCTCGTGCCGCTGCACGTCCTGCGCAACCGCACCGCCGCCCTCGTCATCCTCGCCAGCGTCGCCGTCGGCATCTCGCTCTTCGGCGCGGCCACCTTCCTGGGACAGTACTTCCAGCTCGCCCTCGGCAAGACGCCGACGACCGCCGGCCTGCTGACCATCCCGCTCATGGCCGGCTCGATGATCTCCTCGATCGGCGCCGGGCAGATCATCACCCGCACCGGCCGCTGGAAGATCTTCCTCGTCCTCGGCGGCCTGCTCATGGCCGGCGGCCTCTTCGCCCTCGGCACGGTCGACCACGCGACGCCGGTCTGGCACACACAGGTCTACATGGGCCTCATGGGTCTCGGCATGGGCGCGCTCACGCAGAACCTCGTGCTCGCCGTGCAGAACACCGTGGACGTGCGCGACATCGGCGCCTCGTCGGCGTCGGTCGCCTTCTTCCGCTCGCTCGGCGGCGCCATCGGCGTCTCGGCCCTCGGCGCCGTCCTCGCCACCCGGGTGCAGGACAACGTCGTGACCGGCCTCTCGGCGCTCGGCCCGCAGGCCGCGGCGGCCGCCCAGCAGGGCGGTGGCACCGGGACCCTCGACCTCGCCGACATGCCGGCGCCGGTCCGGGCGATCGTCCGGGCCGCGTACGGCGACGCGACCGGCCGGATCTTCCTCATCGCGGCGATCGTCGCCGTGGTCGCCTTCGTCGCGGTCCTCTTCATCAAGGAGGTGCCGCTGCGCACGACCGTATCGCAGGAAGCCTCTTCTCCGGCCGCCGTCGAGCAGGCCGTCGCGGGGGCGGCCGGCGGGACGGCCCCGGCCGTCGCCCAGGCGGCAATCCCCCCCGAGGCCCCCGAGGTCGACGAGCCCGCCCTCAGCCCCCGCGAGGCCGAGGCGCTCGCGGTGAGCGAGGAGCGTCGTACGGGCCGTCCGTCGGCGCGGCGCGACACCCCCGTCGTCATCGAGTACGACGCCCGTACGGCGGGCTCGTCCCCGGCCCGCCGCGACGCGGTCGCCGCCGGACGGCACCGCTACCCGCGCCGCAGGGACTGA